The Ricinus communis isolate WT05 ecotype wild-type chromosome 8, ASM1957865v1, whole genome shotgun sequence sequence TATGAGAATCACATTTATAAGGTCATTTATAGAAGAGATTCATAAGTTTCTATAAATGCCCAttgggtatatatatatatatatgttgcaAGACATCCCTGCAATTGAAAGGAATaactatatgtatatatgcTTTGTTAAGAACAATGACGAATTAGATTCACATTCATGCATGATTAAAGAAACATcaggtttttttcttttttccttttctccatGCCTGAACTAATATAATAACATGATCGAGTATTTCTCACTCACACACTGGCTAGTTGGAGGCtgtttagttattttaacTTCTTTGAAAAGCTGATTTTGGCATGTCTATCTAGCTAGTGCTCATAGTATATAATTAATGGTATTCACAAAATATTGCACCATATTGTAGCCAAAGCATCAAAAGCATACTTTTTATTAACAATATTACTTTTTCTATGACTTAATTACTAAAGTTTTATCACAGAGAATAACATGAACAAAGTAAACCTCATTATTATATGTTTGTTCTCTCGACACTTGCAATATGATCCTCCAATTATTAATTAGGTCTAAATATGTACGGACAAACAATTTGGTAGTAGTACAAGCTTAAATAATTCACATGGTTGAAAACCCTTTTTTCCCCTCAACATATACCTTCTGAAAACTGATAACCTAATGTATATGTGATTTAGCAGCAAAtcaagaaaagggaaagaggGAATTCAATATAaacaaatttgatttttatataaacatatCTTCAATGTAGAAAGCTAGTAATAGTTAAGAGATGTAAGGTCAACATCAGTAAATCACTAATAGCATCCTCCTGTTGagtaaaaagagaaaggacAAAAGAACAGCATTCTCCTATTTGGGGGTGTCTTTGAGCAGGTCACCCATTTCCTATAGTTTGACaaatacacacacacacacacacacacacacacacacacacatatatatatattagaacaCTTGCACTTGCATGTGGATTTATTGATCATATATTTGTACATGACAATTTACCCACTTAGCTTGATCAATATTCTTttgattgtttttcttttttttttttttttgcaatccAATTTGCAGCATATCTTCAATGAGAAGTCATTTCTTTACATGTGAAGAACCATCTTTTTCTATAACTACATTAGGAAAGCTATCTAGCTAACTCTAAGTGAGAATCCACTCAATGAGTTTCTTTAAGAAGGCAATTGTAGATGCAACCAatactaaatattatttactgtGACTTTTGTAGCAAAGTTTTTCCCTCTGAGTAATACAAGATATATTCGAGTAGTTGGGTCATTGATGAGGGTATCAATTTTTTTGCCTATAGTTGGTATGATCGTCTCTTTagcatgtatatatatatatatatatatgagcaTGGAAACTAATTATATAGTGCTTTGTAAGTAAAGAAAGTCATTATCTCAAAAATCTCACAAGATGCCCACCTAATCTCTTTCTgtttaaatcttaattaaagtATGTAACCTAAGGGTTTAGCTTGTGCTTTATAGTTATATAGGGTGATTCCCCGAAGCTTACCacttgattaaattttatgtataaaagTGCAGCTTCactcaaatatatatatattactttgAGATGTTAGGCACACAAGAACTTGCTAAGACGTGTACACAATaaatcaaaacaaacaaaccaATGGTGTACGATATGGTAAATTTGTGAAAATATAGagcaaaaataatgaataagaGGCTCTGAGATGCAGTGATCATTTCCATCTTTTCGACTAGCCGGTACATAAGCATGGATGGTATCGTATTATTTAACTAGATATGGCTGCAATGCATGAATTTTTTGGGTCTGATGCACATGCATTGGTGaaatataacaattaataaacATGTAAAAGACTATCTCTAAGATCTTGGTAACTAATTTGTCTATTAATATACAAGAGGATATGATCTCAATAGTCGGCTTCAAGCCGGCAAAGAAACGGGTAAACAGGAAAAAAAGCAGCTTCGAAGTTCATAAACAATAATGGAAGAAACATAAGGCTGAACCCAGAACagaatataaacaaataaagaaagtaaaCAAGAAGACAAACTGAAAATCCTAAGTGTAGCTAGCATATAAACATTTCAgttaatcaaataatataatatcaatagACAAGATTATATAATTGTgcactaaataataaatatagctGAAATCTGAACAATGAACATGGTCATCTCCCTCTTATTCATCTCTAGCAGTTCATTTAAATGGCACCAGTAATGCAGATACATAGCAATGTTGGTGATATGATAAAGGGGGAGATAGGCCtcctaataaaatagaatcaaATAGacaatataaaacaaaacatctttctttttccttcttttgccCTAAGATTTTGGGTGCAAGAAAAGTTGCGTACCGGACATGAAAGCATTAAAGGGAAAAGGGTAAGAAGGAGGAAGTGAATCCGCATCAACTGAAGAGGTTGGAGCTAAAGTAGTACTAGTTAGGGCAGCAGCATTTGCAAGATTAGGTTCTTGAATCTGGGTAGTGGAGCTTTCTCCAATGGTGTAAGTAGGACCTTGATCATAAAGAATACCCTTAAAAACATGGCCTCCTATACTCATACTTGTCTGATATGCAAACTGATCATCTCCTTCATCAATAGAGCTCACTCTAAGGCAGCGAAATGTAGCTAAAGAGTTCACTTCAGCAGGAAAATTCTCTAAAGAAAGACagaaagaaaagttcaagAACAGTACTGTCATCATCAGAAACAAGATCTTAGcttcaacaaagaaaaagagcaAAAAAGTTCATCCTTTTCTATAGatgttagttttttttttttcttgtcagAATTACACCCTCAAGCagtatatataatagaaaagaaaaaggaaaagaaaagctgCAAGCTAGGGTTACTATATATAAGTATGGAtgtttcttgaaaatcttTCTCACCAGTTTCTCAAAATATTGAATAGATCTATACCTGTAGCAGGATTTTCTCggagtcttttagggttgtGTAGTTGATCTTGAGGGTGCTGTTGTTGAAGTTGAATTGAAGAAACATTTTGAAGCCTCTGTTGCCTTCTATAAGCAGGAACCCAAGTGCTTTTGACGTGTGTTTGGCAGTGAAATCCTTTACTTTTACAACAAGTTCTGCACCTCATATAAACACAATCTTTCTTGGCTTGGTTTCCGCAGTCTTGACATCTTGAACCACCTAAACCTCCTTGTCTCATCATCATTGTTATTACTACACATCATCATCATGAATCCAGTCCTCACGCCTGATCATTTCTAGTTAATTATCTGCTGCCTCTTGTACTTCTCCTGTTATTTGTTCCAGTCTCTTGCTGTtgatgatggtgatggtggtgTTTGATTGGCGTGACAAGTTTTGGTTTTGGGTTTTTGGGTCTATCTTTTTTGCTTCTAGTTCATATTCACGGTTCATAGAATTTGTACTGATTTCATATgtgattaaaaaagaaagaaagaagaagtgAGGAACTTTATCTGAGCAATAGAACACAGCCAGCCACCGCAGAAGCAAGCACCATGAGTTCCAAGTGCTCAAATGAATCCTGAAACAAACTCTTTCAGTCTTTCTTTAGTCCCAGCATCAAACAGAAAAATCTTAGAAGCAGTAcaagatataaataattattgaaatgggagaaaaagaaaatcagatTATTTTAACACTTAGATTTTTTCTGTACAGTAATTGATTACATTCTTGATGAATTGATATAGTACAAGTGTACAACTATTGATTGTGG is a genomic window containing:
- the LOC8284344 gene encoding protein SHI RELATED SEQUENCE 1, with the protein product MMMRQGGLGGSRCQDCGNQAKKDCVYMRCRTCCKSKGFHCQTHVKSTWVPAYRRQQRLQNVSSIQLQQQHPQDQLHNPKRLRENPATENFPAEVNSLATFRCLRVSSIDEGDDQFAYQTSMSIGGHVFKGILYDQGPTYTIGESSTTQIQEPNLANAAALTSTTLAPTSSVDADSLPPSYPFPFNAFMSGTQLFLHPKS